A portion of the Meleagris gallopavo isolate NT-WF06-2002-E0010 breed Aviagen turkey brand Nicholas breeding stock chromosome 16, Turkey_5.1, whole genome shotgun sequence genome contains these proteins:
- the MSS51 gene encoding putative protein MSS51 homolog, mitochondrial isoform X2: MRILFPALAVAKAMDSNVPGLSNVILQKLNMKSYEDYKSAMDGRKKGSDFGIRTYFDMFQKMEDTFKFCAECKKLPDALPDPRSLRRCKRCQNVYYCSVACQRANWPVHKKFCKKLKLVALDRLVEWLIFTGDIPFPTETWTKPAGDVAGWEDWFSMQEQLEEKLDAVLAGRYMSLLWANAGKPRPEEGELRESVRRLVTDFHSRPLTIGLGLRLFGIDPLAKPLTIHVVGASHVETLNTRVTDYDELARMFPGQQGMEVVMVGVDVVDGPIMRPPLATSGPPGRIYLSSYKGLYHDFWEDQVETKLAARPDLVVGFHPGFHACHDLMAGWLPTLLLLRDYCLPTLFTVYSEQELKSSLQILVELETCVTGYAANPFASLRPEQVYSSPNKAPVYCSSHYITLLGPATSLRELDGDSDDD; the protein is encoded by the exons ATGCGCATCCTGTTCCCTGCCCTAGCAGTAGCCAAA GCCATGGACAGCAACGTGCCCGGGCTTTCCAACGTCATCCTGCAGAAGCTCAACATGAAGAGCTACGAGGACTACAA GTCTGCCATGGATGGGAGGAAGAAGGGCAGTGACTTCGGCATCCGGACTTACTTCGACATGTTCCAGAAGATGGAGGACACCTTCAAGTTCTGCGCTGAGTGCAAGAAGCTCCCTGATGCCCTCCCTGATCCCAGAAGTCTCCGGCGATGCAAAAG ATGCCAAAATGTGTACTACTGCAGCGTGGCATGCCAGCGTGCCAACTGGCCTGTGCACAAAAAGTTCTGCAAGAAGCTGAAACTGGTGGCCTTGGACCGGCTGGTGGAGTGGCTCATCTTCACAG GTGACATTCCCTTCCCCACGGAGACCTGGACAAAACCCGCTGGGGATGTGGCAGGCTGGGAGGACTGGTTCtccatgcaggagcagctggaggagaagCTGGATGCTGTCCTGGCTGGGCGCTACATGAGCCTCCTCTGGGCCAATGCAGGCAAGCCACGACCAGAGGAGGGAGAGCTGCGTGAGTCTGTCCGGCGCCTCGTCACTGACTTCCACTCACGGCCACTCACCATCGGCCTGGGGCTGCGTCTGTTTGGCATCGATCCCCTTGCCAAGCCTCTCACCATTCACGTGGTGGGGGCATCCCACGTTGAGACCCTCAACACCCGGGTGACGGACTATGATGAGCTGGCACGGATGTTCCCGGGCCAGCAGGGCATGGAGGTGGTGATGGTAGGGGTTGATGTGGTAGATGGGCCCATCATGAGGCCCCCCTTGGCCACGTCGGGACCCCCGGGAAGGATCTATCTCAGTAGCTACAAGGGTCTGTACCACGACTTCTGGGAAGACCAAGTGGAGACCAAGCTGGCGGCCCGCCCTGACCTGGTGGTGGGCTTCCATCCAG gttTCCATGCCTGCCATGACCTTATGGCAGGCTGGCTGCccacactgctgcttctgcGGGACTACTGCCTGCCCACTCTCTTCACTGTCTACAG tGAGCAGGAGCTGAAGTCCTCACTGCAGATCCTGGTGGAGCTGGAGACGTGCGTCACAGGTTATGCTGCCAACCCCTTTGCCTCACTGCGGCCTGAGCAGGTCTATTCCAGCCCCAACAAGGCACCTGTGTACTGCAGCTCTCACTATATCACCCTGCTGGGGCCAGCCACCTCTCTCAGGGAGCTGGATGGTGATAGCGATGACGACTAG
- the MSS51 gene encoding putative protein MSS51 homolog, mitochondrial isoform X1 → MAQRGRGAARKASKKSAKEPAAARAPDMDSLGFQAMDSNVPGLSNVILQKLNMKSYEDYKSAMDGRKKGSDFGIRTYFDMFQKMEDTFKFCAECKKLPDALPDPRSLRRCKRCQNVYYCSVACQRANWPVHKKFCKKLKLVALDRLVEWLIFTGDIPFPTETWTKPAGDVAGWEDWFSMQEQLEEKLDAVLAGRYMSLLWANAGKPRPEEGELRESVRRLVTDFHSRPLTIGLGLRLFGIDPLAKPLTIHVVGASHVETLNTRVTDYDELARMFPGQQGMEVVMVGVDVVDGPIMRPPLATSGPPGRIYLSSYKGLYHDFWEDQVETKLAARPDLVVGFHPGFHACHDLMAGWLPTLLLLRDYCLPTLFTVYSEQELKSSLQILVELETCVTGYAANPFASLRPEQVYSSPNKAPVYCSSHYITLLGPATSLRELDGDSDDD, encoded by the exons atggccCAGCGGGGCCGAGGTGCAGCCCGCAAAGCCTCCAAGAAGTCTGCAAAGGAGCCAGCAGCGGCTCGGGCTCCTGACATGGACTCTCTGGGCTTCCAGGCCATGGACAGCAACGTGCCCGGGCTTTCCAACGTCATCCTGCAGAAGCTCAACATGAAGAGCTACGAGGACTACAA GTCTGCCATGGATGGGAGGAAGAAGGGCAGTGACTTCGGCATCCGGACTTACTTCGACATGTTCCAGAAGATGGAGGACACCTTCAAGTTCTGCGCTGAGTGCAAGAAGCTCCCTGATGCCCTCCCTGATCCCAGAAGTCTCCGGCGATGCAAAAG ATGCCAAAATGTGTACTACTGCAGCGTGGCATGCCAGCGTGCCAACTGGCCTGTGCACAAAAAGTTCTGCAAGAAGCTGAAACTGGTGGCCTTGGACCGGCTGGTGGAGTGGCTCATCTTCACAG GTGACATTCCCTTCCCCACGGAGACCTGGACAAAACCCGCTGGGGATGTGGCAGGCTGGGAGGACTGGTTCtccatgcaggagcagctggaggagaagCTGGATGCTGTCCTGGCTGGGCGCTACATGAGCCTCCTCTGGGCCAATGCAGGCAAGCCACGACCAGAGGAGGGAGAGCTGCGTGAGTCTGTCCGGCGCCTCGTCACTGACTTCCACTCACGGCCACTCACCATCGGCCTGGGGCTGCGTCTGTTTGGCATCGATCCCCTTGCCAAGCCTCTCACCATTCACGTGGTGGGGGCATCCCACGTTGAGACCCTCAACACCCGGGTGACGGACTATGATGAGCTGGCACGGATGTTCCCGGGCCAGCAGGGCATGGAGGTGGTGATGGTAGGGGTTGATGTGGTAGATGGGCCCATCATGAGGCCCCCCTTGGCCACGTCGGGACCCCCGGGAAGGATCTATCTCAGTAGCTACAAGGGTCTGTACCACGACTTCTGGGAAGACCAAGTGGAGACCAAGCTGGCGGCCCGCCCTGACCTGGTGGTGGGCTTCCATCCAG gttTCCATGCCTGCCATGACCTTATGGCAGGCTGGCTGCccacactgctgcttctgcGGGACTACTGCCTGCCCACTCTCTTCACTGTCTACAG tGAGCAGGAGCTGAAGTCCTCACTGCAGATCCTGGTGGAGCTGGAGACGTGCGTCACAGGTTATGCTGCCAACCCCTTTGCCTCACTGCGGCCTGAGCAGGTCTATTCCAGCCCCAACAAGGCACCTGTGTACTGCAGCTCTCACTATATCACCCTGCTGGGGCCAGCCACCTCTCTCAGGGAGCTGGATGGTGATAGCGATGACGACTAG
- the LOC100544881 gene encoding cytoplasmic phosphatidylinositol transfer protein 1-like: MLVKEYRICMPLTTEEYRVGQLYTISKHSHQESEKGEGVEVVRNEPHEDPVHGPGQFTEKRVHLSSKLPSWARAVTPRIFYITEKAWNYYPYTITEYTCSFLPKFSIYIETKYEDNCGDSENIFHGDKILGDHEVSFLDIAFDEIPERYYRSLEDPRFFSSAKTGRGPLREGWRQHTKPIMCSYKLVTVKFEVWGLQTRVEQFVHKVIRDILLIGHRQAFTWVDEWCGMTMEEVRRYERETQEATNEIIGLVAPT, encoded by the exons ATGCTGGTCAAGGAGTACCGCATCTGCATGCCACTCACCACCGAGGAG TACCGCGTGGGGCAGCTGTACACCATCAGCAAGCACAGCCACCAGGAGAGTGAGAAGGGTGAGGGTGTGGAGGTGGTGCGGAACGAACCCCACGAGGACCCTGTGCACGGCCCTGGGCAGTTCACCGAGAAGCGTGTCCACCTCTCCAG CAAGCTGCCCAGCTGGGCACGGGCAGTGACTCCCCGCATCTTCTACATCACGGAGAAGGCCTGGAACTACTACCCCTACACCATCACTG AGTACACA TGCTCCTTCCTGCCCAAGTTCTCCATCTACATTGAGACCAAGTATGAGGACAACTGCGGGGATAGCGAGAAC ATCTTCCACGGCGATAAAATCCTGGGTGACCACGAGGTCTCCTTCCTGGACATCGCCTTTGACGAGATCCCCGAGCGCTACTACCGTAGCCTGGAG GACCCCCGGTTCTTCAGCTCGGCCAAGACGGGCCGGGGGCCGCTGCGGGAGGGCTGGCGCCAGCACACCAAACCCATCATGTGTTCCTACAAGCTGGTGACCGTCAAGTTCGAggtgtgggggctgcagacacGGGTGGAACAGTTTGTGCACAAG GTGATCCGGGACATCCTGCTGATAGGGCACCGGCAAGCCTTCACCTGGGTGGATGAGTGGTGCG GCATGACGATGGAGGAGGTGCGGCGGTACGAGCGGGAGACGCAGGAGGCCACCAACGAGATCATCGGCCTGGTGGCCCCCACC
- the MYADM gene encoding myeloid-associated differentiation marker gives MAVVSVNWRAVTSWVGIARLFAVLLSCLSFSLVASTGNFGGSYGTWCMFSWCFCFAITLLVLLLELLELSSKLPVSWDDLTAAFAMLAALLVFTSSVVFPSTFISSPCTGARCARQAAATAMSCLCFLAYALEVGLTRARPGDISSFLSTVPGLLKVFEAYIACLIFSLLNSYDSYAGLQWCVAVYSICFIITLLIILLTIGRCLSYMPCPLEKVLVAYNALALLMYLTAVIIWPLYNFNGRSRPNNCGTNCWWDKSLGVTFLTIFNFLAYLVDLVYSTKMVFIRAPS, from the coding sequence ATGGCGGTGGTGTCGGTGAACTGGAGGGCCGTCACCTCCTGGGTGGGCATCGCACGGCTTTTTGCCGTCCTGCTGTCCTGCCTCTCCTTCAGCCTTGTGGCCTCCACCGGTAACTTCGGAGGGTCCTACGGGACGTGGTGCATGTTCAGCTGGTGCTTCTGCTTCGCCATCACGctgttggtgctgctgctggagctgctggagctgtctTCCAAGCTGCCCGTCTCCTGGGACGACCTGACGGCCGCCTTCGCCAtgctggcagccctgctggTGTTTACCAGCTCCGTGGTGTTCCCGTCCACCTTCATCTCCAGCCCCTGTACGGGTGCCCGCTGTGCACGCCAGGCGGCCGCCACCGCCATGTCCTGCCTTTGCTTCCTGGCCTACGCCCTCGAGGTGGGGCTGACCCGTGCCCGCCCGGGGGACATCAGCAGTTTCCTCTCCACCGTGCCCGGCTTGCTGAAGGTGTTCGAGGCTTACATCGCCTGCCTCATCTTCTCCCTACTGAATTCCTACGATTCTTATGCCGGCTTGCAGTGGTGTGTGGCCGTCTATTCCATCTGCTTCATCATCACGCTCCTCATCATCCTCTTAACCATCGGCCGCTGCCTCAGCTACATGCCCTGCCCGCTGGAGAAGGTGCTGGTGGCCTACAATGCTCTGGCCCTGCTGATGTACCTCACTGCTGTCATCATATGGCCGCTGTACAACTTCAACGGCCGCAGCCGGCCCAACAACTGCGGTACGAACTGCTGGTGGGACAAGAGCCTCGGCGTCACCTTCCTCACCATCTTCAACTTCCTCGCCTATCTCGTGGACCTCGTCTACTCCACCAAAATGGTCTTCATCAGGGCCCCTTCCTAA